From a region of the Latilactobacillus sakei genome:
- a CDS encoding MarR family transcriptional regulator: MDIEQTDYCNWYIEVQGLISVLNNITNQYNISFDQFLLLEELIVNPGASPTDLADIFKVSTPAVSRKLKALQSKSMIVKSRNDLKDQRLVHIKVTNQGRQIYNELRRKVDDFHEHSSNNIYSR, encoded by the coding sequence ATGGACATTGAACAAACGGATTACTGTAATTGGTATATAGAAGTACAAGGTCTAATAAGTGTTTTAAATAATATAACAAATCAATACAATATTAGTTTTGATCAATTTCTATTATTAGAAGAATTGATTGTAAATCCAGGTGCGTCACCGACAGATTTAGCAGATATCTTTAAGGTTTCAACTCCCGCTGTTTCTAGAAAATTGAAGGCTTTGCAATCCAAAAGTATGATTGTAAAATCCAGAAATGATTTGAAAGATCAACGACTTGTTCATATTAAAGTAACAAATCAGGGTAGGCAAATTTATAATGAATTGCGAAGAAAAGTTGATGATTTTCATGAACACTCGAGTAATAATATTTATTCTAGATAA
- a CDS encoding cell surface protein — protein MKFNNLTSAVLISASVLSIFAVPTATFAATHEGTPVDNGGVPLPQNDTTTAGISFGDNNPNPNTGFLRLQMVPHVLDFGNHAKFDTAYTTFTADGQNYANKGNNQHVSYDNTDANKTSILNTKDTALTKAGLAGDAWVTVVDKQVTRDKLPTFDQATTQEAGDWQLNVKADDALKSVSGQELTDAQLLFKNTTYGRTTDVFGLTNEAQDSTFATDFGATNAADKGDKDINDITKSFALDMSSKDVNHQVATAAKNEGTGANVLGWNPADIQLILPSATAVGNAIYTANLTWTLSTGK, from the coding sequence ATGAAATTCAATAATTTAACAAGTGCTGTATTAATCAGTGCATCAGTTTTATCAATCTTTGCTGTACCAACTGCTACATTTGCTGCAACACATGAAGGGACACCAGTCGATAACGGCGGGGTACCATTGCCACAAAATGATACAACAACAGCTGGGATTTCTTTTGGGGACAACAATCCTAACCCTAATACTGGTTTCTTACGCCTTCAGATGGTACCACACGTATTGGACTTTGGTAACCATGCTAAGTTTGATACTGCATACACAACTTTCACAGCTGATGGCCAAAACTATGCGAATAAAGGTAATAACCAACATGTATCATATGATAATACAGATGCAAATAAAACAAGTATTTTGAATACAAAAGATACGGCTTTAACTAAAGCTGGGCTTGCAGGCGATGCATGGGTAACGGTTGTTGATAAACAAGTGACACGTGATAAATTACCAACCTTTGATCAAGCAACAACGCAAGAAGCTGGTGATTGGCAATTAAACGTTAAAGCAGATGATGCCTTGAAATCAGTGAGCGGACAAGAGTTAACCGACGCACAATTATTGTTCAAAAATACAACTTATGGTCGGACAACAGATGTTTTTGGTTTAACAAATGAAGCGCAAGATTCAACATTTGCGACTGATTTTGGTGCAACCAATGCAGCTGATAAAGGTGATAAGGATATTAATGATATCACCAAGAGTTTTGCTTTGGACATGAGCTCAAAAGACGTGAACCATCAAGTAGCAACTGCCGCAAAAAATGAAGGTACTGGTGCTAATGTACTTGGCTGGAACCCTGCAGATATTCAGTTGATTTTACCAAGTGCTACAGCAGTTGGTAATGCAATTTATACAGCTAATTTAACTTGGACATTATCTACTGGTAAATAA